One genomic segment of Aquamicrobium lusatiense includes these proteins:
- a CDS encoding SDR family NAD(P)-dependent oxidoreductase: MSAQHAFVTGAGTGIGRAIALALAGKGFAVSLAGRRAGPLQAVAAEIVALGGKALVVDGFDVIDEQAVAAGAAQAISALGEVSVLVNCAGEAPSAPFEKTDPGLWNHVVAVNLTGTYLVTRALLPSLRKAGSARIINIASTAGMTGYAYVSAYCAAKHGVVGLTRSLALELARTGITVNAVCPGFTDTPLLDAAVDNITGKTGRSADDARAALARANPQGRLVTPQEVADAVLWLAGEGAGAVTGQAIAVAGGEVMN, translated from the coding sequence ATGAGCGCGCAACACGCCTTCGTCACCGGGGCGGGCACCGGCATCGGCCGGGCCATCGCGCTGGCGCTGGCGGGCAAGGGTTTTGCCGTCTCATTGGCGGGGCGGCGGGCCGGACCGCTTCAGGCGGTTGCCGCCGAAATCGTGGCTTTGGGCGGCAAGGCGCTGGTGGTCGACGGTTTCGACGTGATCGACGAGCAGGCAGTTGCCGCTGGCGCTGCGCAGGCAATTTCGGCGTTGGGCGAGGTCTCGGTGCTGGTCAATTGTGCCGGCGAAGCGCCGTCCGCGCCCTTTGAAAAAACCGATCCTGGGCTGTGGAACCACGTCGTCGCGGTCAATCTCACCGGCACCTATCTGGTCACGCGCGCGCTGCTGCCCTCGCTGCGCAAGGCCGGCTCGGCGCGCATCATCAACATCGCCAGCACCGCCGGCATGACCGGCTACGCTTACGTTTCCGCCTATTGCGCGGCCAAGCATGGCGTGGTCGGGCTGACGCGGTCGCTGGCGCTGGAATTGGCGCGCACCGGCATCACCGTCAATGCCGTCTGCCCCGGCTTCACCGATACGCCGCTGCTCGATGCGGCAGTGGACAACATCACCGGCAAGACCGGGCGCAGCGCCGACGATGCGCGGGCGGCGCTGGCGCGGGCAAACCCGCAGGGCAGGCTGGTCACGCCGCAGGAGGTCGCCGATGCCGTGCTGTGGCTGGCCGGCGAAGGGGCCGGCGCCGTCACCGGGCAGGCGATCGCGGTGGCCGGCGGTGAAGTGATGAACTGA
- a CDS encoding bifunctional salicylyl-CoA 5-hydroxylase/oxidoreductase: MRIVCIGGGPAGLYFALLMKKQNPAHRVTVVERNRAFDTFGWGVVFSDATMQSMREWDPQTAATIEDAFNHWDDIELVFKGRKIRTTGHGFVGIGRKKMLNILQERCLELGVELVFEQDVQSDEEFADADLIIASDGVNSRIRTRYENVFRPDMLMRPNRYIWLGTDKAFDAFTFDFQRTEHGWFQAHIYKFDDSTSTFIVETTEDVFNAHGIGEMDQDQSIAFCEKLFADTLGGSRLMSNARHLRGSAWLNFGRLICEKWSHFNGKSHVVLMGDSAHTAHFAIGSGTKLAIDDAIELTRQFNAFGHDAKNIPAVLDAYEEVRRIDVARIQNAARNAMEWFEVVGHRYADRLEPEQFMYSMLTRSQRISHENLRLRDPEWLEGYERWFAKRAGVEPAADGSVPPPMFTPYTVRGLTLRNRIIVSPMAMYSATDGLADDFHMVHLGARAMGGAALIFPEMTCTSPDARITPGCLGLWNDEQAAALKRIVDFVHGQTPAKIGIQLGHAGRKGSTKRGWEGMDQPLDEENWPLLSASAIPYLPQSQVPRAMTRDDMDRVVADFVAATKRAAAAGFDILEIHAAHGYLLSSFLSPLTNRRDDAYGGSHENRARFPLEVFRAVRAAWPQDRPISVRLSTTDWHEGGNTPEDAAIFARMFREAGADLIDCSTGQVVTDDSPVYGRLWQTPMSDKIRNEVGVATIAVGAISEADHANSVIAAGRADLCAVARPHLADPSFVLHEAAKIGFSGVEWPKQYLSARSQYENNLARAAAEAAGRK; encoded by the coding sequence ATGCGCATTGTCTGCATCGGAGGCGGGCCGGCCGGTCTCTATTTCGCCCTGCTGATGAAAAAGCAGAATCCCGCGCATCGGGTGACCGTGGTCGAGCGCAACCGGGCCTTCGACACGTTCGGATGGGGCGTGGTGTTTTCCGATGCCACCATGCAGTCGATGCGCGAGTGGGACCCGCAGACGGCCGCCACCATCGAGGACGCCTTCAACCACTGGGACGACATCGAGCTGGTGTTCAAGGGTCGCAAGATCCGCACCACCGGCCACGGCTTCGTCGGCATCGGCCGCAAGAAGATGCTCAACATATTGCAGGAGCGCTGCCTCGAACTCGGCGTCGAGCTGGTGTTTGAGCAGGATGTGCAGAGCGACGAGGAATTCGCCGATGCCGACCTGATCATCGCTTCGGACGGCGTCAATTCGCGCATCCGCACCCGCTATGAAAACGTGTTCCGGCCCGACATGCTGATGCGGCCCAACCGCTATATCTGGCTCGGCACCGACAAGGCCTTCGATGCCTTCACCTTCGATTTCCAGCGCACCGAGCATGGCTGGTTTCAGGCGCATATCTACAAGTTCGACGACAGCACCTCGACCTTCATCGTCGAGACCACCGAGGACGTGTTCAACGCCCACGGCATCGGCGAGATGGATCAGGACCAGTCGATCGCCTTCTGTGAAAAGCTGTTCGCGGATACGCTGGGCGGCTCGCGCCTGATGAGCAATGCGCGCCATCTGCGCGGCTCCGCATGGCTGAATTTCGGCCGGCTGATCTGCGAGAAGTGGAGCCATTTCAACGGCAAAAGCCATGTCGTGCTGATGGGCGACAGCGCTCACACCGCCCATTTCGCCATCGGCTCGGGCACCAAGCTCGCCATCGACGACGCCATCGAGCTGACCCGCCAGTTCAACGCCTTCGGCCACGATGCGAAAAATATCCCGGCCGTGCTGGACGCTTATGAGGAGGTGCGCCGCATCGATGTCGCGCGCATCCAGAACGCGGCCCGCAACGCCATGGAATGGTTCGAGGTCGTTGGGCATCGCTATGCCGACCGGCTTGAACCCGAACAGTTCATGTATTCCATGCTGACCCGCTCGCAGCGCATCAGCCACGAAAACCTGCGCCTGCGCGACCCTGAATGGCTGGAAGGCTACGAGCGCTGGTTCGCGAAACGGGCCGGCGTGGAGCCGGCAGCCGACGGCAGCGTGCCGCCGCCCATGTTCACGCCCTACACGGTGCGCGGCCTGACCCTGCGCAACCGCATCATCGTGTCGCCCATGGCCATGTATTCCGCCACGGACGGGCTGGCCGACGATTTTCACATGGTGCATCTCGGCGCACGCGCCATGGGTGGGGCAGCCCTCATCTTCCCCGAGATGACCTGCACTTCGCCGGATGCCCGCATCACGCCGGGCTGTCTTGGCCTTTGGAACGACGAGCAGGCTGCGGCGTTGAAACGCATCGTCGATTTCGTGCATGGCCAGACGCCGGCGAAAATCGGCATCCAGCTTGGCCATGCCGGCCGCAAGGGTTCCACAAAGCGCGGCTGGGAAGGCATGGACCAGCCGCTTGATGAAGAGAACTGGCCGCTTCTTTCGGCTTCCGCCATTCCCTATCTGCCGCAGTCGCAGGTGCCGCGCGCCATGACACGGGACGATATGGACCGCGTCGTTGCCGATTTCGTCGCGGCCACGAAACGTGCCGCAGCGGCCGGTTTCGACATTCTTGAAATCCACGCCGCGCATGGCTATCTGCTGTCGTCCTTCCTGTCGCCGCTGACCAACCGGCGTGATGACGCGTATGGCGGCAGTCATGAGAACCGCGCCCGCTTCCCGCTGGAGGTGTTTCGCGCCGTGCGCGCGGCATGGCCGCAGGATCGCCCGATCTCGGTGCGCCTCTCGACCACCGACTGGCACGAGGGCGGCAACACGCCGGAGGATGCCGCCATCTTTGCGCGGATGTTCAGGGAGGCCGGCGCCGATCTCATCGACTGCTCGACCGGGCAGGTGGTGACCGACGACAGCCCCGTTTACGGGCGGCTGTGGCAGACGCCGATGTCGGACAAGATCCGCAACGAGGTCGGCGTTGCGACCATCGCGGTCGGCGCGATCTCCGAGGCCGATCATGCCAATTCCGTCATTGCCGCCGGCCGTGCCGACCTGTGCGCCGTCGCCCGCCCGCATCTGGCCGATCCGTCCTTCGTTCTGCATGAGGCGGCGAAGATCGGTTTTTCCGGCGTGGAATGGCCGAAGCAATATCTGTCGGCGCGTTCGCAGTACGAAAACAATCTGGCCCGCGCGGCCGCAGAAGCGGCAGGCCGGAAATGA